The stretch of DNA ATTGATATCCAGCATAATCAGGTCGGGAAGATGAGAAACATCGCCTGAAAAGCTTTTCAGGTGTTCCAAAGCGCTATTTGCATCCGCAAAAATTTGCGTATTACGTGCTAACGACCTCGCTTTAGCGTAAGTTTTGATGATAAATTGGCAAATTCTATCGTCGTCTATTATGCATAGATTTTCAATGATTTTCATGGTAATTGAAGATGAGCGTAAATTTGATTCCGTAAATTGGATTGCTTTCTGCAAATATTTTACCACCCATTGCTTCGATATGTTTACGGGTTAAGAATAATCCTACTCCCTTGGCGTCTTTATGCTTATGAAATGTCTTGTGAAGTCCAAATAAATTACGATTGTTTTGTTCAAGGTTGATGCCTAATCCATTGTCAATGAACTCCATAATTTCTTGTTCATTAGATATATATGTTCTTACTGTGACGGACAGTTTTCGCTCAGGAGAACGATATTTCATCGAATTAGAAAGCAAATTTTGCAAAATGCTTTTCATGTAAGATTTGGAATAGTAGATTTCCTTTAGTTTAAAATCTGTTTGTAGGTCGAAGTCCAGATCACATTTTTTTCCTGTTAAGCTCAGTACAACTGAGCTAAATACTTCTTCAAAATTTACCTTATCTTTTCTTACATCCGAACGCTCTTTAATATCTAAGGCAGCTCCGATAGTATTTATAGTATCTAAAAGACTATACGTTAAGTTTTGATACTGTTCGGAAAAAACGCCAATTTCTTTTTTATCTTTTACAACTCCTGATTTATAAAGTTCAATTAATCCGATCATGCTCCCAACTGGTGCACGCAAATTATGTGAAATTAAATTGGCAAATTCTTTTAACTGCTCGTTCTGAAATTTTAGCTTATTAATTAGCGATTCATTATACTTTAGTTCGTCTTCTAATTGTTTTATTGCCGTCATCCGCAGATTAATATTTTTTGCGATAACGAAGAAGTACTCCACCTCATTATTTTCATCTCGTTTTGCTTGTGCAGATAGTTCAACCCAAATTCTTGATCCGTTTTTGTGAATATATTGCTTTTCATAAGTGAAACAATTAAAATCGCCCTGAAGCATTTTGCGATAATATCTGCGCGTAATTTCTCGGGATTCGGGGGCCGAAAATTCATCCCAAAAAACACCAACCAGCTCTGATCGCTTATATCCCAACATATTGGCAAATTGCTTATTCATTTCAAGAATATATCCTTGTCGTGAAATAAATGAAATTCCGATAAGTGGAGTGGCAAATAGCGTATTTAGTTTATTTTCTTCCCAAACAGCTTGAATAAATGGGGTTCCGTCCGACTTCATGTTACTATTTTGGTAAATAGTAATGTACTGAAAATTAGCGAATAATAAGATTTTTATTTGTATACATTTGTTGGATAATGAACGAATGTTGCTCAGGATTCGTTCATCAGAAAACGGATATTTCGGTTTAAACCTTCGAATTTGGTTCGCTTAACAGCTGATTTTTTAAATAGTGATTTAAATACCTCGTTGGTTATTTCCTGCCAATCGGTTTTCTTTAGTTTCAACAGATCAGGGTGAGGATTAAAAGATGGTTCATTGTGCACTATTGAAAACCTGTTCCATGGGCAAACATCCTGGCAAACATCACAACCGAACATCCAATTATCCATTTTGCTTTTAAACGCAGTGGGAATCTCGTTTTTTAACTCAATAGTAAGGTAAGAAATGCACTTACTACCGTCAACAATATAGGAAGAGGTAATTGCCTGAGTTGGACAAGCATCGATACAGCGTGTGCATTCGCCGCAATGATCGGCAACAGGGTGATCGTATTTTAATTCAAGATCGATTACCAATTCAGCTAAAAAGAAGAAAGATCCTCTTTTCTTACTTAAAATATTACTGTGTTTACCCATCCAACCTAACCCTGCACGTTGTGCCCATGCTTTATCCATAATAGGAGCCGAATCAACAAAAGCACGACCATTAACGTCTCCGATATTTTCCCGGATGAAATGTAAGAGTTCCTTTAATTTGTCTTTGATAACAAAATGGTAATCGGTTCCATAGGCATATTTAGAGATTTTAGGAGCTTGAAAATCCTCTGGTACCTCATCAGTGTAATAATTTAAGGCTAATGAAATAACCGATTTAGCCCCATCAACTAATTTTCTCGGATC from Solitalea canadensis DSM 3403 encodes:
- a CDS encoding PAS domain S-box protein is translated as MKSDGTPFIQAVWEENKLNTLFATPLIGISFISRQGYILEMNKQFANMLGYKRSELVGVFWDEFSAPESREITRRYYRKMLQGDFNCFTYEKQYIHKNGSRIWVELSAQAKRDENNEVEYFFVIAKNINLRMTAIKQLEDELKYNESLINKLKFQNEQLKEFANLISHNLRAPVGSMIGLIELYKSGVVKDKKEIGVFSEQYQNLTYSLLDTINTIGAALDIKERSDVRKDKVNFEEVFSSVVLSLTGKKCDLDFDLQTDFKLKEIYYSKSYMKSILQNLLSNSMKYRSPERKLSVTVRTYISNEQEIMEFIDNGLGINLEQNNRNLFGLHKTFHKHKDAKGVGLFLTRKHIEAMGGKIFAESNPIYGIKFTLIFNYHENH
- the queG gene encoding tRNA epoxyqueuosine(34) reductase QueG, whose translation is MALIEKNTQLIKAEALRLGFLHCGIAQATFLENEAPRLEKWLMNNNNGEMKYMENYFDMRLDPRKLVDGAKSVISLALNYYTDEVPEDFQAPKISKYAYGTDYHFVIKDKLKELLHFIRENIGDVNGRAFVDSAPIMDKAWAQRAGLGWMGKHSNILSKKRGSFFFLAELVIDLELKYDHPVADHCGECTRCIDACPTQAITSSYIVDGSKCISYLTIELKNEIPTAFKSKMDNWMFGCDVCQDVCPWNRFSIVHNEPSFNPHPDLLKLKKTDWQEITNEVFKSLFKKSAVKRTKFEGLNRNIRFLMNES